CCAGTCAGAAAGCCTGCCATATGCTACCTTTATCTGATCATATAACCCCAAATACAAACCTCAAATAGTCATCTTTCTTGATTCTTTTGTTGCCTATCCTCTTCTTCACTGCTGCCGTTGCTATCAATGTCGGTATGTAAATCCTCGTGCCTTTACTGCCTTCCCTCCATTACTGTACTGACCCATACCAACCTAGTCAACTTGGTATTGTGCAGGATTGTTAGAAGGCAATGTAGTTCCCTTTGTTTTCCAGGTTGAGATTAATCTTGTTATAACTTGCCACAATTTACAGAAAGACCATCTCTAATTTAATGTTTCAGAGCCGTCTAGATTTGTGCTGATGTTCAAGGTCTGTTGTGGGGAGCCATTTtatcatacttaattttggaaatTACAGGCCATTTCTCTGCTTATATCATTTGAAGGTTTCTATTTGATAGAGTTTTTTAGTAACTCAGATTTCTTGCACATAAAGTAATCATTAGGTTTTGGTTTATGGTGAAGGGGAAAAGTTGAGATGGTGAGAGGGTTGGTGTTTAGATTCTATGGGCAATTATTCTGGATCAAGTTTTGTAAACCATAGCAAATAGTTATGTATTAACATGTAAATTTATTGGATCAGATAAGGACAATAAAAAAAAGAGGGCAAGTCTGTTTAAGATGGAAAAAGGTGTGGGTGGGTCTCATTCAAGATGAAATACACCAAGATTTTCTTTATCACATATACAATTGTGCTTTTGTGTTATTTTATCACGTAAGCTTGGCGTGAACCTTATGCATTAGCAGTTCTTTTTGATTGCAGGTAATAAAGAACGGAGAGATGCTTGGTGTTTCACATCTCCGGAACAGGAGAGTTCTGTCCAATGGGTTTTCTTCACTAGGAAAGGAGGCATTAGAGGTTTGATTGTCAATTGTTCTTTGCTGTTTTGTGATGTTGATTCGTTTGTAACACATAATCATCCATGGCAGTTGATGTATAGTGATGGTGATAAAGCATTTGGAACGTCAGCTGAACTTTGTATTGATGAGAGGTTAAGAATTGCATCTGATGGTATTATAGTTGTCAGGTACTGGATATATTTTGAATTTTAACacattattttagatattttttaaccAAGTCTGTTTTTACAGATGAAAATAGATATTATTGGTTTAGTTACTGTGATATTTGATAGTATAAGACTGTTAAATATGCATATTCTGACATATTCATTCAAATTCCTTAAAGAATATAAATTTGTTGTCTGTAAAGTTTATACACTGCAGGGTACTATCTGATGCCACATTTTCTTGGAGATTCTAGATTTCATTGGTTTAAATAGAAAACTGGACTTCATTTTCACTTTATAGTTTTTGTTCTATTTATAGTGAAGCTTATTCATTTCCACTGTAAAAAGTTGTGTATTGTACACATTAGTGGACAGAGTCCATATCGACCATGTTCTTGCATTCCCATGAGAATAGAAAGGTAAAGCAATACTTATATTCTAGATCTCCAGCTgttcattctttctttttcttatttggtttcatGTATATGATTCTATCTACAGCAACATGATGGATCAGGAAAGAAACATCTTGTGTTGTAAATTAGAATATGTAACAATATGTTTGTTTCATTGCCTTTCATTGTTCGATCTATGGTCATTCCATTCTTCTGTTTTGATTTAAATTTCATGCATTTCAAGTTCTCTTTAATTGAGAATTGATGTGTCGCAACCATGTCTGAACAATCAAGtttaagatattattttatttctgtTGTCTTCTATGCTGAACGATCTTTTATATTCTTTTTATCGAGTAATAATTATTCAGAACTGTTAAGGATAATAATTCTCAACGATTGCTTATTCTTATTTTACCAGCATGGAGATTTTGCGCCCTCAAGCTGTAAATGGTTCATCACAAGCATGtttaaaaggaaaaataagaatCACCACGCGTTGTTTATGGCTAGATAGAGGAAAGCTTCTGGATGCTCTGTATAAAGCTGCACACGCTGCACTCTCAAGCTGTCCTGTGAATTGTCCGCTGGCTCACATGGAACGAATCGTATCTGAAGTattaaggaagatcgttaggaaaTACAGCAGCAAAAGGCCTGATGTCATTGCAATTGCAGTGGAGAACACCACTGGAGTTGTAACTGAAGAATTGAAGACTCGATTATCTGGAAAATCTCGTGGTAGTTTTGGGCTCTCTGCTGCTGCTCAGGCATTCAATATGCGTGCAACAAAGCATTCAAGTAGACAGTTCAATGAATATAGTGATTCTTTGCCTTCAAGCAGGCAGCTTGATGAAGTTGGGGATTCTGCCATCGATGTGAACAACATAGAAATGGACTCTTCTGAAGGTACCATTTGCTCATAGACTAGTAATCTGGCTTTTTTTGCTGTGGATAAGAATAGTAAGGAGATTATGGAGGAGAAATGTATTGTTTCTTTAATAAGTAGCTCTTAGTTGTTTAGGAATATATAATATTCTTTTAGCAGCTTTAGTTAATAGCTTAGTCAGTAGATTTACTGCTTGATATATGGGCTTATGTTGTTCTTATCCATGTCATCCATAAATTTTATGTTTGTTGTATACCTTAGACTTCTGACACTATTTGATCTCTGTTTTTGTAGGCGAGAGTTTTGATGCTGATCAAACGATGCCTGAGGTTGCAACTAAAAACTCTGACCAAGATGAATTATCTTCTCATGCATCCCAAGAACCAGATGATATTGTTGAACTTGTCAAAGCATCTTCTTCTGTCCAACAGACAACAGCTAGTGACTGTGGTTTGGAAGAGAATATGGGTGTTGATAAAAACGGAACACCTGGCAGCAAGGGGCCTAACAGATTGTTAAATGCTAAGAAATCTGCAAAGCGTAATAAGTGGAAGCCTGAGGAGGTGCAAAGACTGATAATATTACGTGCTGGATTGGATAGCAAATTCCGGAGTGCTAAAGCGAGAATGGTTCTCTGGGAAGAGATATCAACTGATATGTTAAACGATGGAATAAATCGTAGTCCCGCACAATGCAAGTCTCTCTGGGCATCACTGGTTCAGAAATATGAGGTATCTTTTCTGTTTACGCCTTCAATTCTCTGCTACTTAGGGCTACTTCAGTGGCACATTTTTTATTTTCGAATTATTTATTCTGGTTAGTTCTTGAAAGGGAAATGCTGCGAAAAATGTATACATTTGTTATAGGGGTTGTCTTCTTTTTTTAATCGAAAAATGTATAAATTATAGTATAAATTTATTGCTCATATTACATTTTTCGTATGGCAGGAAAGTAGAAGAAATGAGAAAAGTAGAAAAACCTGGCCCCACTTTGCTGCCATGGATGAAGTTTTGTCCGCTGGTGACCAGGCAATGAAATGAACAGCTGAGTGGCTTATTATGTTGCACGGAACACCCGATGTGGCAGAGAAGCACCTTTTGATTGATTCGTAATGCCATATCATCATCACCAGAGGCTGTCTGTCGAGAGCAATCTTTTTTATCACGAGAGCACAGTGCGGAAATTTTGGTGGTGTGGATTGTTCGGAGGGTGTGATGAAGCTATTAGCTCTATGGACAATGCTAGGCAGGTTTTGTTCGAATGGAATGGCTATGTATGCtccattaaatattaaaaatttccttcttttttttatcttagcACTTTAACAAAGGATGTGACATTGATTGCTTTTAAAGATCATTCGCCTCGACATTGAAAAGTGGTGGCGATGGTTTCGATATTGAAAAGTGCTCATGAATACGCCGTAAGGAAGCAGAAGAAGACCTCAAAGGGCTGCGCTGCATGTCCAATATAATGGGATTCCGACGCTTTCTAACCGAACTAGCATATGTTCTTTTCCAGTGTACCTGAAGCGTCTCCTGTGCTCTCTGTTTTATCTTGGAGGATTTCCGTAAGGCATCCATCCTGTCAAACCTTGTCATAAAAGATTAAAAAGAATATACTGGAACTGTGGAGTGAAAACGCAAGGATCAATAATATATCAATATAGAGCCACAGATCTCTCTATATACACGCAATAACCAACCGATGAATGAAGGGAAAAAGAAataatacatgaatttaaacgccTGTTGAGTTCAGGGGGCTGATCCCTTTTGAAAGATAATATGCCTTCTCAGCTTCCGACAATCGCTTCCGAAATATCCCCCACTCTTTTTTGCACCTCTCTCTGACCTGTAAAAAATCAGGAGATGTTTGGAGCATTAGGAGGGCACAATAAATCCAACAGCAATCCAACAAgcacgagcgagagagagagagagagagagagagagagagagagaagccacTTACCCCTTCCCATGGTGCCTTGCCGTTATCTGACTGGCCCTGCCAAGTAGAAAGAGAATGTCAAAGGAGGAGGCCTATATGACGAACAATCACAGAAGCTCTCACAAGACACTCAGCCATAGCAACACACTTTGGGTTGTCCTCGTACCTGGTTTCCAAGCGAAGGAACCACCTGATGAATGATCCACTGTGAATCTACGACTCCAATTTTCTCATGAGCCGGCTATGTAGAGAGATACAAAGATCAACATAGTCAGATATAATTAATTACAGCCAAAAGAGCAATGACAAAGTCAGTCAATTCTGCATTGTACCTCTACGCATTTTCTTAGAGCAAAGTCGAGGCCCCATCCATGGACCAAGTCATTCTGCATCAGTAATGCGACTTGAGGAATAGCAAACAGAGGTAGGCGTACACAGCACCGAAACAATGAAGATCCACCCTACCTGAATCATGTGCCATACACAACGCCATGCATCCCTAGAGAACACAGTTGCCATTATCTCGACGAACCTGTTAGCAGACAGTATTTAGTTTTGACGTTAAGACGAGAAATGCAGGCAGGGCAAAAATTAGTAATGCATGCATACGCTGCACATGGGGGCAGATGGGGGTCGGCACACCAGCCTGGTTTTTCCTCTGTTTCCCTATGACGAAAACAGACCATGCGTCAGTTACCCTGGTATAAAGGCaacttaaaaaataaattcggACCAGATATCAGACAACAATCTTGTAAACATTTATTCccaggcaaaaaaaaaaagatttagaaaGCTCACTTGTGGACTTCACGGTCACCTCTCCTTTTTGTCATTTGCCATGTTAACCCTTTGTCAGGCTCTAATCCAGGCTGTGAAATCTCCAGTCCATGCTTCTTTACTAATCTGATATACCTAAGATATGAAAGTTTATTACGTTAGGCCTTTTTAAAGGATTTCTTGCTTAACAAATTCATCACTTACTCTTCGGCATCAAAATGCTGAACTCCTAGGTCCTCATCCCAAATGAATATGTACTCGTATGGGGCCACAATGTCAGGGTGCAAAAACCTTTTGGCATACCACCTTACATGAAGTAACAAAATTAGACACTTCTAAGTTTTGACCATGTCACGTAGAGTAAACACATAAAGACCACACAACTAGCAAGAGATGATCACCATTTAGTTTGCTTCCTGGTGCTCACATGAATAGCTCGTTTTGACCACTCAAATTCATCCCATTCAGAAGTTCGACCATCATAATGAAATAATAGTATTGCGAAATTTTCAGAGAACTGTAGGATAGATTCTCACAATCAAACAACTACAGCAAAAAATTCTTCAAGTAACAGTTAAATATATAAGGTTTAACTTGTTATCATAGACAAACTAAATAAAAGTATAATTACAGTCTACAAAGCCAATTTCCTTGCTCCAGTGTTCAAACTCCAGAAGCAAAATAACAAAAAGTCAGTGTCTGTTCGAGTTAAGAAACCATACAAGAAACTGCTTCAACAGCTACTTAGCAGTGTCAGAACCAACTTAGGGAGAGAGTAAATCCCTTCTTCATTCAATCATATCAAAAAGAAATAGTTAATTGAGCTGCATAATTCAATATGTGGCATGATGCAACATATTGAAGCAACTATGCCCAACCCATGAAACATGAAGAAAGCTACGCGGCATTAAGCAGCATCAACACTACTACCATGACTCAATGTTTCACATATTATGCAACCGTGGTAAAAAAAAAGGGGTGGGGCGAGTTTGTAGTTTATGTCAAGATGTTGTGGTTTCACAAAGGCTACGTAGAAGTGCTCTACTTCAAGTCCATACCCATCCCTCTTCCTTGAACCAGTTTTTTGGGAGCTACAAAACGTGTAGGTGGGAGTTGAGCTTGTCTGGGTTATTTTTAACCGTCCAAAGCCTAAGTACCATGATTACTAAAAGCTACATTTGACAACCTATGCCCAGAACATTGACCTGGGAAGGTGAAATGGATGTACAATTTGACTTGCATGGATCCAATTGGGAAGCCAGAACCAGTTCATTCTTTATTTTATATATGGAAAGTGAACAACTAGTAGCTCAACCTTAACGAAGCCAGTAAAACAAGATCCACAATAAGTTAAAAAGACAATCAATTAAACCTCCTGTATCTGTTCGCTAAGCAGATAAGCCAGAGATAATGATCAGAAAAACAAGCTTATAGCACAAAAACACATTGCAATCAGCAACTATTCTTGCaccatattataattataatcgaAGGTTCTGAGACCTCCATACATGCAGCTCCACTGCTTCCAAAATGAGCACGAAGATATAAATTgaattcaataaaaaaaagagTTGGCAATCAATCTGAGAgggaaaataaaaatgaaaaaactGGAAAACAGGTAAACTAGTGATCAATCTTTAAACATGAACTTCAAATTCAAAGTGGAAAAGGAAAACAAATTGTATTGGACTTCTTCAAACCAAATGATGTGGCGGAATAGAATTTACAAACTACACGTCCATTAGTGAAATTCAAAAAAATCAGAAACAGGAAGTTATCATATATATTTGATTTAAGTTTCTGTATAGTAAcaacaaaaatattagaaaacATGTACCAGTTGAGAATCCTTTTCTCTAGAACTCGGTTAACAGCTGAGTACTCACCTTTTTAACAGCAGCATCAATGTTCTTTTTCTGGTCATATCCAACAGTGAATGTCACAAGATATTTCTGCCGGGTGATTAGATCCTGCATCATTCAATTTAAACAATAGAGGCAACAACTTTAGGTAAGACAGAAATACACGTGGCCACAACATGAAGACAGGTTCCAGAAAATTGTTAAATCACAATTGAAAGCAAGCATATCCATATTAGAGAAAATGTTGACCGATATAGAATCGGATAAAGCTAGAGTCAAGACTAGCAGAATACCCATTTTGTAACAATCCCATGCAGCATTGAACTTCAAAGCTACACACTAAGAGCAATCTAGTCTAAACCCAATATATGAAGTTTAAGAGGAAAAGAGCATCCTATGATTTCTGAAAAGCTTGCTTAAATCTGGTTTATGACCAAATGGTGAATATTAAAAACAAACATAAAACACATAACAACTAGATCTAATTATTCAGCTTCTAGTTAAGTTGGAACTCTTTTCTATGTTGATAGCACGGGTTACAATCTGAGTCCAGGGGCCAGCTGCTGGACCAGCATGGTATTAGTATGGGGAAGAATACTGATGCTACGAATCAGTACCAGTTGATACCACCCAGATgtgagagtgagagtgagagtgagagtgagtgagagagagagagagagagagagagagagagaatctgtGAGCTCAGTAAAATAAGCTTACAGAATGGTATATCCTATACTGCACTGAACCAGACTAAATCACTTGGTACATGTCTCGGTTGTCAAACTGACAAGTACCAGCCATAAGGGTGGTATTTTAAACCATGTTGATGAGTCTGGcaataaaatataacatataCCAAATTGAAGAACATCTGTTCAGATCATACTAGCAATTTGTTCTCATAATTGCTTAACTCAACATACGCTTCCCACTAGATTATCATACAAGATGACACACATGAAGGTTCACATTGGTTCATAACTCAAGCTTCTATATGTATATTAATGTACAAAGAAACAATCTTCACATTCAGTAGAGCTGTATAAACTTTAATTTCACAAAAAACTTGGCCAAGCTTAGAGAGCTGTCATGGCATGAAGCCACCGctgtgtcacgaacttagctagaattgcctatctCATGAGGTACCCTTGGACTAGCATGGGCAAGAATCCATGATATGATACCTTCATAAAGCATGGGGCAAAACATGACGGCATGGGAGCCAGGCAAACCCATGGCTGCATCAATTGCTTTTCACCATATGTCAACTTCAATATTCATTTCACATCAAGACTAAGaacataaattcataaaaaaatgtttCTTAGAAGAATCACGCCCAGGTTTGAGCTTTGATGATCTAAAAAACAATAATATACTGACTGCAAAAATTTGACTACAATATTCTTGCATAATTGGTTAAAGGGTCCGTTTTTAGTGTCTGAATGAAATAATATATATGGCATCTCACAGTGCATATTTATTGTCATGCTTAGAATCTAGCAATCATGTGGAAATTTTTTGTGCGTGTATATTCCACATATATGCAGTCTAATTGGAAATTCAATATGGTTATAACAATCAAAAAATAAGTCATGACATAATTCAAGAATATTATTGCCAAAAGAATACATCAACTATCAAGAAATACAtcattagattaaaaaaatgtcTTGAGAAAAATTCATCGAGAGCTACCTACCTCATCTGGGTTACCCCATAATCTGCGCAAATAAAAATCTGATTCTGGCACAATGATGCCAGGTGGTAGTCTTTCTGCACCTCTGGGATTTGTAGGAACATAAATCTGCAAGACAGTCAGTATAAAGAATCAAAATTCCAGTAAATCCTTTAACTAGAGTTGACATGAACCATTGTCCCATATCGTAGGGGATTTCACTTCGAAAAGAAAAAGTTCATCCCAACAAAATTCAAGTCCAATCTGTAACCAAATGTTGCATATATTGTTTGTGCATTAtcaagtaaaaaatatataagaagagatACATGTGCATATTTCCAAGAGACACAATCTCCAGTACCATATCTGTACTGATCCAGGACTGCACCAATACAGGTTCGAGCTATACCGGCGTATCGTGTGTCAGTACATTGGTACATACCAACTTCCAGAAAAAACCTGAAAAGATGTTGAAAAATCTTTAAACTTTATTGCCGGTGAAAGCCCTGTTTTGGACACTAGGAGGTACAAGCCCTATATTGGACACAGGGAGGTACAAGCCCTATGCTGGACATAACGTCAGGTTCACCCTAGTCTGCATGCCGATAGGCTATCGGGCTGGTAAATACTGACTGTACCAATAGGTGGTATTGTAAATATTGTAGATTGCATAATCACAAATATGCCCAGTTTACCCTGGTCCGTGCACTGGTAGGCAGTCAGATCAGTAAATACCATCCATACCAATGGGCAGTATTGCAAATCCTGTAAATTACATAATCAGATACCTACGTGTTGCATGTATCGACAAAAATATATACTACAATAGATAAGATATTCCATGGAAGTAGatttagtatatatatacattcagaTATATATACACTAGTTTGCACAAAAAATAAAGTATTTTCATCATGTCGAGAAAGGACTTTCCAAGAGAAGAGGGGTTTGGATaacttaaaaattaatataaaatataaatgcaAAATGGATGGCACTATCAGCCATGCATTCccatgtttgttgaattataagttTCTGACATCATATTCTCAAATTTTCTCCGGCTATTATTGAAgtttatatttgtatatttaaTTTTAGTTCTAGTTATACTAAAAACTCTTGTTTCTAAGaattatcttgatagtttatgttTAAAATTAAACTCCCAGTTCCTCTCATAAACTAAAACAACATCTTCAACAGAAAAACATGCACCAAAGAAATATCTTCAATATACCTAAACTTTAGTTTGCTAGTAAAATATACAGATAGTATTAGGAGTGAAAAATTGATTTCCTCATGTTATTCATATTATTTACAGATTATATAAAGTTATCAACTCTCATCTCTCCAATCCCAACAACTCCAGCTAATATAACATTAGAGAAAATTAACTCAACATAAATGTACAGCCAGAAAAGTAATCCAGTTTCTTTCATTCACATGATGGAAAAATTTTATGAGACTACAATAGCACCATCTGGTCACATCGACAGTTAGATCCTTTTAATCATTCAAACTCCTCATATTACAGATGATCTTCTCCAACGTAACTATAATTAAAATAGAATACCAAATTCACAAGCCATTTCATTTTTTGCTCTGCATCCCAGATTGTGTTGTCCAAGGACTTCACAATAAAAGTGAATATAAAAAGCAAGTACAACAAACCATGAGATAAGCAAAAAACAATTAGCTGGAGCCAACAGCTAGAGAAGCAAAGCACCTTTAAAGTATCAGTTGTGTTTGAAGTAGCGTTATTTCTATTTTGAATATTAGCTGAGGTCCAAGCATGGTTCAATAAGGTTTGGGTAGTGATGCCTGAATTCCTGTCTTCAATGTATGATATAATACTGGAAGGAAAGTGAAGCtgcaaaatttagcaagtaaaatTATCATTTCTTCTGGGAGCATTAGTTTTGAATATCAGAAAAAGAAAGTAGCAACAAAATCATTAACCTTGGTTATGCTGACTGTGGGAAAGGAAATGCCTATCAAGTAACCTAACACAATTCCAATGACTGTTGAAATAATAAGCCTCATGTTCTCATTTGATTTTCTGGGAAGGGCACTGCAAGTCACAAAGTAACATACATCAGATTATGTCAAGCATAAATACAGTTCTTCAGTGCAAAAGCTGCATaatctaaaatgatttaatagctTAGGTACCTGCGACCACCAGTTCCAAATTTTGCCATGTCTTCCAACTTTAGAATTGAGAAGCCAGAGCAATATTTCTAAACAAAAGCAGCTTCACATTGTTCGGGAGGTTCATAATTATTGTTAAATTATGAAAGAGATGATGGCATCACCACAATTTAAATATGAAGAACAGAAGTCAGAAGCACCATAAAACCTGGTTTGAGAAAAGGTGCCAACGAATTAACATACTGCACAGGCATCACAATCCAAGGATGCAAGGAACCACTAGAAATAATTTAATTATCCGGAAAAAAGTTAGATCTGGAAAAACTTGTAACCAAGTCTGCAAGCAATAAACACTTTGACcagaatgaaaattaaatatgcTGGAAATTGAACTGAAGTTTAATTCTATCAGAATGTCTTTAGAATAGTAGTGACATCTGGAGACCTTGACCACTATTTATAAAAAACCAACACCAAGTACAACTgccaaaaaaaatccaaaaatatgGAAGAAAAAGCATTCATGATCACAAGAATAACACCAGTCCATAAAGTAACTCAA
This genomic stretch from Musa acuminata AAA Group cultivar baxijiao chromosome BXJ3-9, Cavendish_Baxijiao_AAA, whole genome shotgun sequence harbors:
- the LOC135649819 gene encoding ribonuclease J-like isoform X2, giving the protein MKMLNRISDLGPTIIMGKNAGLHTSGHAYRGELEEVLKIVKPQHFLPIHGELLFLKEHELLGRSTGIRHTAVIKNGEMLGVSHLRNRRVLSNGFSSLGKEALELMYSDGDKAFGTSAELCIDERLRIASDGIIVVSMEILRPQAVNGSSQACLKGKIRITTRCLWLDRGKLLDALYKAAHAALSSCPVNCPLAHMERIVSEVLRKIVRKYSSKRPDVIAIAVENTTGVVTEELKTRLSGKSRGSFGLSAAAQAFNMRATKHSSRQFNEYSDSLPSSRQLDEVGDSAIDVNNIEMDSSEGESFDADQTMPEVATKNSDQDELSSHASQEPDDIVELVKASSSVQQTTASDCGLEENMGVDKNGTPGSKGPNRLLNAKKSAKRNKWKPEEVQRLIILRAGLDSKFRSAKARMVLWEEISTDMLNDGINRSPAQCKSLWASLVQKYEESRRNEKSRKTWPHFAAMDEVLSAGDQAMK
- the LOC135649819 gene encoding ribonuclease J-like isoform X1, with translation MVLVGMSLRTYLDAAFKDGKAPIDPSILVKVEDIDAYAPKDLLIVTTGSQAEPRAALNLASFGSSHSLKLGKDDVVLYSAKVIPGNETRVMKMLNRISDLGPTIIMGKNAGLHTSGHAYRGELEEVLKIVKPQHFLPIHGELLFLKEHELLGRSTGIRHTAVIKNGEMLGVSHLRNRRVLSNGFSSLGKEALELMYSDGDKAFGTSAELCIDERLRIASDGIIVVSMEILRPQAVNGSSQACLKGKIRITTRCLWLDRGKLLDALYKAAHAALSSCPVNCPLAHMERIVSEVLRKIVRKYSSKRPDVIAIAVENTTGVVTEELKTRLSGKSRGSFGLSAAAQAFNMRATKHSSRQFNEYSDSLPSSRQLDEVGDSAIDVNNIEMDSSEGESFDADQTMPEVATKNSDQDELSSHASQEPDDIVELVKASSSVQQTTASDCGLEENMGVDKNGTPGSKGPNRLLNAKKSAKRNKWKPEEVQRLIILRAGLDSKFRSAKARMVLWEEISTDMLNDGINRSPAQCKSLWASLVQKYEESRRNEKSRKTWPHFAAMDEVLSAGDQAMK
- the LOC135649821 gene encoding uncharacterized protein LOC135649821, producing MAKFGTGGRSALPRKSNENMRLIISTVIGIVLGYLIGISFPTVSITKLHFPSSIISYIEDRNSGITTQTLLNHAWTSANIQNRNNATSNTTDTLKIYVPTNPRGAERLPPGIIVPESDFYLRRLWGNPDEDLITRQKYLVTFTVGYDQKKNIDAAVKKFSENFAILLFHYDGRTSEWDEFEWSKRAIHVSTRKQTKWWYAKRFLHPDIVAPYEYIFIWDEDLGVQHFDAEEYIRLVKKHGLEISQPGLEPDKGLTWQMTKRRGDREVHKETEEKPGWCADPHLPPCAAFVEIMATVFSRDAWRCVWHMIQNDLVHGWGLDFALRKCVEPAHEKIGVVDSQWIIHQVVPSLGNQGQSDNGKAPWEGVRERCKKEWGIFRKRLSEAEKAYYLSKGISPLNSTGV